The following proteins are co-located in the Sporolactobacillus pectinivorans genome:
- a CDS encoding LCP family protein — translation MRNIDDNPSRSNVRKSKKRHKVLRNVLLVLVLLVAIAAGFTAYEIHRLSPDNRFSNLKVIGGDGNVKQAPGAFNLLLIGSDARKGESIGHTDSMVLIHANLKNHTYDMLSIPRDTRVYMDGYGYTKLTSVQYVSQSKNGTQQGILDAVKAVSKLTGVPINFYAETNYWGLQDMVNSIGGIEMNLPFKVTLTHPWNGAFAGRTYQPGLQSFDGQTVTELVHERYSLPGTDYGRQQLQEAALIGIAKKVMQPANVTKLPALSNSLPKFLIATNMSSEDMLSVGLSAKSSFHPEQQIHYRQVKGTNAVMYDDVLKANNDEIILDSSQLQSVIKKYFQN, via the coding sequence ATGCGGAATATTGACGATAATCCATCCAGATCCAACGTGAGAAAAAGCAAGAAAAGGCACAAAGTACTGCGCAACGTCCTGCTTGTCTTGGTTCTGCTTGTTGCCATTGCAGCAGGATTCACAGCTTATGAGATTCATCGGCTGAGCCCTGATAATCGCTTCAGTAACTTGAAAGTTATCGGAGGCGATGGGAATGTAAAACAAGCACCAGGCGCTTTTAATCTACTGCTGATCGGCTCGGACGCGCGGAAGGGTGAATCAATCGGTCACACCGATTCCATGGTGCTGATACATGCCAATCTGAAAAATCATACTTATGATATGTTAAGCATTCCTCGCGATACCCGGGTTTACATGGACGGTTACGGCTACACAAAACTCACGAGTGTCCAGTATGTTTCCCAGTCTAAAAATGGCACACAACAGGGAATTCTCGATGCAGTAAAAGCTGTATCGAAATTGACAGGCGTACCAATTAACTTTTATGCTGAGACTAATTACTGGGGCCTTCAGGATATGGTCAACTCAATCGGTGGTATTGAAATGAACCTGCCTTTCAAAGTGACACTCACACATCCATGGAATGGAGCATTTGCGGGAAGAACCTATCAGCCAGGTCTCCAATCTTTTGACGGTCAGACAGTGACTGAGTTGGTTCACGAACGCTACTCGTTGCCAGGTACTGACTATGGGCGGCAGCAATTGCAGGAAGCTGCCCTAATCGGCATCGCCAAAAAGGTGATGCAGCCCGCCAATGTAACCAAGCTACCCGCATTGTCAAACTCGTTGCCAAAATTCCTGATTGCAACTAATATGTCATCGGAAGACATGCTCAGTGTAGGATTAAGCGCAAAGAGCAGTTTCCATCCGGAACAGCAAATCCATTACCGTCAGGTTAAAGGCACCAACGCTGTCATGTATGACGATGTATTGAAAGCGAATAACGACGAGATTATTCTTGATTCCAGTCAGCTGCAGTCAGTTATCAAAAAATATTTCCAGAATTAA
- a CDS encoding glycoside hydrolase domain-containing protein, which translates to MKAIDCASKLTEASIEHLKASGVQAIGRYLGPEISWKTVNRAEVAHILSAGLKLFSIWEKNPVSSLYFTRDQGAKDAKEAVHFASGIGQPAGTPIYFTVDYDATNREMDLIINYFRSIKSVISTYKVGVYGSFAVIEVLVRSGAADFFYQTYAWSRGKLSAYAHIYQHDNGRKMAGILVDFDNVLKPSGIWGSIAATKADSVDLKRKAARPDSIQQSTIVPYPGQLIRRGSKGKDIVSIQNAVGVRADGIFGLKTEQAVINYQKRHDLIPDGIVGPKTWSVMF; encoded by the coding sequence ATGAAAGCCATCGACTGTGCGTCAAAGTTAACAGAAGCCTCCATAGAACACCTGAAAGCATCGGGTGTTCAGGCGATCGGGCGTTATCTGGGACCGGAAATATCATGGAAGACAGTGAATCGTGCTGAAGTCGCGCATATTCTTTCCGCAGGTTTGAAGCTTTTTAGTATCTGGGAAAAGAATCCAGTCAGCAGCTTATATTTTACAAGGGACCAGGGAGCAAAAGACGCAAAAGAAGCGGTGCATTTCGCCTCAGGAATCGGTCAACCCGCGGGAACGCCAATCTACTTTACAGTTGACTATGATGCTACCAATAGGGAAATGGATTTAATCATCAATTACTTTCGTAGTATTAAATCTGTAATCAGTACGTATAAAGTTGGCGTCTATGGTTCATTTGCCGTGATTGAAGTCTTGGTCCGCTCGGGAGCGGCTGATTTTTTCTATCAGACCTATGCCTGGTCCAGGGGAAAGTTGTCGGCCTATGCTCATATCTATCAGCACGACAACGGACGGAAAATGGCTGGAATTCTCGTAGACTTTGACAATGTTCTTAAACCATCGGGTATTTGGGGCAGTATCGCAGCAACAAAAGCTGACAGTGTCGATTTAAAGAGAAAGGCAGCCAGACCTGATTCTATACAGCAGTCAACCATCGTCCCTTACCCGGGTCAGTTAATCAGGCGCGGTAGCAAAGGTAAAGATATTGTGAGCATTCAGAACGCGGTTGGCGTTAGGGCAGACGGAATTTTCGGGCTGAAAACGGAACAGGCGGTCATTAACTACCAGAAAAGGCATGACCTGATTCCAGATGGGATTGTCGGCCCAAAAACGTGGAGCGTGATGTTCTGA
- a CDS encoding glycosyltransferase family 2 protein, with product MDTPILTIVVPCYNEEAVLEESSKRLRAVLAQVCQENLASYSSTILFVDDGSSDRTWEIIDRYIQEYREITGLKLSRNFSHQNALIAGIETARPYSDCVITIDADLQDDVNAIRKFLLKYHEGYDIVYGVRDKRETDTFFKRNTALLFYGMMKKLGVKMVPNHADFRLLDRRVLDEFVKYQEENIFLRGMIPLLGFKSTEVYYNRAERFAGESKYPLKKMLNLAIDGLTSFSITPIRMVTYLGGLVAGIGFLIGVYALAQYIFGHAVTGWTSMIISIWMIGGLQLIATGIIGEYVGKIFKETKHRPRYTIEKRLLEFGSEAFEKKAL from the coding sequence ATGGACACGCCTATTCTGACAATTGTTGTGCCCTGCTATAACGAAGAAGCCGTGCTGGAAGAATCCAGCAAACGGCTGCGCGCTGTATTAGCTCAAGTGTGCCAGGAAAATCTGGCTTCATACAGCAGTACAATTCTCTTTGTTGATGACGGGAGCAGCGACCGGACCTGGGAAATCATTGACCGGTACATACAGGAATACAGGGAAATTACCGGACTGAAACTCAGCCGCAACTTTAGCCACCAGAACGCGCTGATTGCCGGGATCGAAACGGCGCGGCCTTATTCAGACTGTGTTATCACGATTGACGCGGATCTTCAGGATGATGTGAACGCGATAAGAAAATTTTTGCTCAAATACCATGAAGGTTACGACATTGTTTATGGTGTGCGCGACAAACGTGAAACCGACACTTTCTTTAAGCGTAACACCGCGCTTCTTTTCTACGGTATGATGAAAAAGTTAGGCGTCAAAATGGTGCCGAACCATGCGGATTTTCGTCTGCTCGACCGGCGGGTGCTTGATGAATTCGTGAAATATCAGGAAGAGAATATTTTCCTGCGCGGCATGATTCCGCTGCTCGGATTCAAGAGTACTGAAGTGTACTATAACCGTGCGGAGCGCTTCGCCGGGGAGTCCAAATACCCGCTGAAAAAGATGCTGAATTTGGCGATTGACGGTCTGACCTCTTTTTCAATTACCCCGATCCGAATGGTGACTTATCTCGGCGGATTAGTAGCCGGGATCGGCTTCCTGATCGGCGTGTATGCTCTGGCCCAGTACATTTTCGGTCACGCTGTTACAGGATGGACATCGATGATCATCTCGATATGGATGATCGGAGGCTTGCAGCTCATTGCAACCGGAATAATCGGAGAATATGTTGGAAAGATTTTTAAAGAGACAAAACACCGTCCACGTTACACGATTGAAAAACGCCTTTTAGAGTTCGGCAGTGAAGCATTCGAGAAAAAGGCACTCTGA
- a CDS encoding response regulator transcription factor: MGKTNILLVEDEKSVASFVATELSFENYQVEEAYDGEQALDLFFQDDSKWDLILLDWMLPKLNGLEICRRIRKKSLVPIIIMTARDYIGDKVAGLDGGADDYITKPFEIEELLARVRVAIRRRESYSAAPASHVYTAGDLVLDTEKRTASRHNETFDLTQREFDLLATLMRNEGKVLTRDELLSKVWGFDYMGQTNIVDVYIRYLRKKVDNSETEKLIHTVRGVGYALRVEK, from the coding sequence ATGGGAAAAACAAATATTCTGCTTGTCGAAGACGAAAAAAGTGTAGCTTCATTTGTTGCGACGGAACTCAGCTTTGAAAATTATCAAGTTGAGGAAGCTTATGACGGGGAACAGGCGCTGGATTTATTTTTTCAGGATGATTCCAAATGGGATCTGATCTTGCTGGACTGGATGCTGCCTAAGCTGAACGGACTTGAAATTTGCCGTCGTATTCGCAAGAAAAGTTTGGTACCGATCATTATCATGACTGCTCGCGATTATATTGGTGATAAAGTGGCCGGCCTTGACGGCGGGGCGGATGACTATATTACCAAACCATTTGAAATTGAAGAGCTTCTGGCCCGGGTCCGCGTGGCTATTCGCCGCAGAGAAAGTTATTCGGCAGCACCGGCAAGTCATGTCTATACGGCAGGGGATCTGGTTCTGGATACTGAAAAGCGGACGGCTTCGCGGCATAATGAAACATTTGACTTGACGCAGCGCGAATTTGATCTGCTTGCCACACTGATGAGAAATGAGGGTAAGGTGTTGACGCGGGACGAACTGCTGTCAAAAGTCTGGGGCTTTGATTATATGGGACAGACCAATATTGTTGACGTTTATATCCGCTATCTTCGGAAAAAAGTCGACAACTCGGAAACTGAAAAATTGATCCATACTGTACGAGGCGTCGGTTATGCACTAAGGGTTGAAAAATGA
- a CDS encoding sensor histidine kinase: MNFWYILTLFLTVLFIGVAVLSIISYQLYKGTEQEVQYVENQLVQESMEKNPDWTDTIANILYDQHPDLYVRIETPDAKTIYSKGSESITDQNSYMIKLSLFSSISFKKKFIPIYHHRASYNGYTFDLYVRMDGIHNYIVIMIRVLALCVILGIVIGSLAIYQLSRRLNRPLMDVTEMIHQVTETRDLKQRVLVADQPREVHDLALSFNQLMNQLDRQIERERRFVSDASHELRTPLSAIRGHVELIQRHGFGHPEVIDRSIHFVDQESKRMQRLIEQLLMIARLDRRSKLLETVNLSMIAKNVIADYTSSVAQHFTADIADGTYALANEDYVHQVLVSLLGNAKKYTPDDGWIKINVNGDHQFSYIRVQNSGPRIPDEEKKKIFTRFYRLDQSRSSEAGGSGLGLAIVKELVELDEGKIWVEDLKPVGSEFIVRLKARTAIDLNA, encoded by the coding sequence ATGAACTTTTGGTATATTCTGACTCTCTTCTTAACGGTGCTGTTTATTGGCGTTGCCGTGCTGTCCATTATCAGTTACCAGTTGTATAAGGGGACAGAGCAGGAAGTCCAGTACGTGGAAAATCAGCTGGTGCAGGAGTCGATGGAGAAAAACCCGGACTGGACTGATACCATTGCAAACATCCTTTACGATCAACATCCGGATTTGTATGTACGGATTGAAACGCCGGATGCGAAAACGATTTATTCTAAGGGCAGTGAAAGCATCACGGATCAGAACAGTTACATGATCAAGCTATCGTTGTTCTCCTCCATTTCTTTTAAAAAGAAATTCATTCCGATTTACCATCATCGCGCATCATATAATGGCTATACCTTCGATCTATATGTCCGGATGGACGGCATCCATAACTATATTGTTATCATGATCAGGGTGCTGGCGCTTTGCGTCATTCTGGGCATTGTGATCGGTTCACTGGCAATCTATCAGCTGTCCCGAAGACTGAACCGGCCGCTTATGGATGTCACGGAGATGATTCATCAGGTGACTGAGACCAGAGATTTGAAGCAGCGCGTGCTTGTTGCGGATCAGCCTAGAGAAGTGCATGATCTGGCACTGTCTTTCAACCAGTTAATGAATCAGCTGGATCGTCAGATCGAACGCGAACGGCGTTTCGTCTCGGATGCGTCACATGAATTGAGGACTCCGCTCTCCGCGATCCGGGGCCATGTCGAGCTGATTCAGCGCCACGGGTTCGGCCATCCGGAAGTCATCGATCGGTCGATTCATTTTGTCGATCAGGAATCTAAACGCATGCAGCGCCTGATTGAACAGCTGCTGATGATTGCCCGCCTTGACCGAAGATCAAAGCTCCTTGAGACCGTGAATCTGTCGATGATCGCAAAAAATGTGATTGCCGATTACACGTCGAGTGTAGCTCAGCACTTTACGGCTGATATTGCCGATGGAACCTATGCGCTGGCAAATGAAGACTATGTTCACCAAGTCCTCGTTTCACTGCTCGGAAACGCGAAGAAATACACGCCGGACGATGGCTGGATCAAAATTAATGTCAACGGAGATCACCAGTTTTCTTATATCCGCGTTCAAAATTCGGGGCCGCGCATACCTGATGAGGAAAAAAAGAAGATTTTCACCCGTTTTTACCGGCTGGATCAATCCAGATCGAGTGAAGCCGGTGGATCCGGGCTGGGTCTGGCAATTGTTAAGGAATTAGTGGAACTTGATGAGGGCAAGATCTGGGTTGAAGATCTTAAACCGGTTGGCAGCGAGTTCATCGTCCGGCTGAAAGCCAGAACAGCAATCGATCTGAATGCATGA
- a CDS encoding nuclease-related domain-containing protein, which produces MQKDKLGKQLKRYLVSCKGEAAVAYQLGFLPEKEFLILHNLRLRNSLHHFQMDCLLLNTYFFLIVEVKNIAGTLHFD; this is translated from the coding sequence TTGCAAAAAGATAAACTTGGAAAACAGTTGAAAAGATATCTGGTCAGCTGCAAAGGAGAAGCCGCCGTTGCCTATCAGCTCGGTTTTCTTCCGGAAAAAGAATTCCTGATTCTCCACAATTTAAGGCTTCGAAACAGTTTGCATCATTTCCAAATGGATTGCCTTCTTCTGAACACTTACTTTTTTCTTATCGTGGAAGTCAAAAACATTGCCGGAACCCTTCACTTCGATTGA
- a CDS encoding UDP-glucose dehydrogenase family protein, producing MRIAVIGTGYVGLVTGVALSEIGHAVTCIDIDPKKVERLNQGEPTIYEPGLQELIQKNMANHRLAFTSKHKIGLEDAQVVYIAVGTPQRPDGSANLDYVEQAACDIAKNISRPVIVVIKSTVPVGTNFHIKRLINGATKDGIQIDIASNPEFLREGSAVEDTFNGNRIVIGTENPAAADILEEINRPFGIPILKTDLASSEMIKYASNAFLATKISFINEIANICEELGANVNEVARGMGLDHRIGSKFLKAGIGYGGSCFPKDTNALVQLAGNHDHEFNLLKSVIEVNNHQQVLLIDKILSRFGTLKGKKVAVLGLAFKPNTDDLRESPALVLIPKLAELGAEITAYDPIAVTNAEKRLDERVTYTENVTEALRGADCAVIVTDWEDIRRLDLSIYSRLMKRPIVFDGRNCYNLSKVKKSALEYYSIGRPSQIPELIQ from the coding sequence ATGAGAATCGCTGTTATCGGTACGGGATATGTTGGTCTGGTGACTGGTGTGGCGCTTTCGGAAATTGGTCATGCGGTGACATGCATTGATATTGATCCGAAAAAAGTGGAAAGGCTGAATCAGGGTGAACCGACGATTTATGAACCGGGACTGCAGGAACTGATACAGAAAAATATGGCGAATCACCGCCTGGCATTCACTTCAAAACATAAAATCGGCCTTGAGGATGCTCAGGTCGTCTACATAGCTGTCGGCACACCGCAGCGCCCGGACGGATCAGCAAATCTTGATTATGTTGAGCAGGCGGCTTGTGATATTGCTAAGAATATCAGTCGTCCGGTGATTGTTGTAATTAAAAGCACGGTTCCGGTTGGCACAAATTTTCATATAAAGAGACTAATCAATGGCGCGACGAAAGACGGAATCCAGATCGATATTGCTTCTAATCCGGAATTCTTGCGTGAAGGATCGGCAGTTGAAGATACATTCAACGGTAATCGAATTGTTATCGGTACCGAAAACCCGGCGGCTGCGGATATTCTGGAGGAAATCAACCGTCCGTTTGGCATTCCGATCCTGAAAACCGATTTGGCCAGCAGTGAGATGATCAAATATGCGTCAAATGCGTTTCTGGCGACAAAAATCAGTTTTATTAATGAAATTGCCAACATCTGCGAAGAACTGGGGGCCAATGTTAATGAAGTTGCCAGGGGCATGGGTCTGGATCACCGGATCGGGTCAAAGTTTCTTAAAGCGGGGATTGGTTATGGAGGATCCTGCTTCCCAAAGGACACCAACGCGCTGGTGCAATTGGCCGGTAACCACGACCATGAATTTAACTTGCTAAAATCGGTGATTGAAGTGAATAATCATCAGCAGGTTCTACTGATCGATAAAATATTGTCACGTTTTGGTACACTTAAAGGGAAGAAAGTTGCGGTTCTTGGACTGGCCTTCAAACCAAATACCGACGACCTGAGAGAGTCTCCGGCACTTGTCCTGATTCCAAAGCTTGCCGAACTGGGCGCTGAAATCACCGCTTATGATCCGATTGCCGTGACTAATGCCGAGAAGAGACTGGACGAGAGAGTTACCTACACGGAGAATGTGACCGAAGCGCTGCGCGGGGCGGACTGTGCCGTGATCGTTACCGACTGGGAGGACATAAGGAGGTTGGATCTTTCCATTTACAGCAGACTGATGAAGCGCCCGATTGTCTTTGATGGCCGCAATTGCTATAACCTGAGCAAGGTAAAAAAATCTGCCCTTGAGTACTACTCAATAGGTCGCCCGAGCCAGATACCTGAACTGATCCAGTAG
- a CDS encoding glycosyltransferase family 39 protein, with protein MSNLLNRTIVYLFLIILAFIISLNILFTRGYQSIGLSAPFLFKAATLLLSCLMIASLYYYRRQIVRLIQRVPMNRSAAVLLIFSVCLQFLAVVFLCVHPSWDFGVVVKSARLLAEGGKINHYFEYYPNNLLVVILLALIDRLPVSPIISDLVFNIANITFSQYLIYRITAKLAGKPAGILSLMASVLFFPFIFYAPIVYTDTLSLVFLLIPVSLLMERSGAFRSGFKFIIAASFILALGVLLKGSMIVFVIAFSLTMLISFRRWKKVYVFLPLITLFIIQFIFNFCIYESGVADRQQTEQLKFPVTHWLLMGQNQPHYGKYLESDVLRTKRQLQKYPHKEVTRIQLNELRERISKKGWQGNIRFLIEKNAETWTDGTFYTLNVLKRKPVFPQNFKFLMHHPVDWFVQGYARIQLLVLLTGVFLAGIPYLKRKSVSPFLTFSMASVIGFFLFLIIWETRSRYLVSLTPILIIISVVGYFDSFFNGGQTEDR; from the coding sequence ATGTCAAACCTTCTTAATCGAACTATTGTTTATTTGTTTTTAATCATTCTTGCATTCATTATCAGCCTGAATATTCTTTTTACACGAGGTTACCAGTCCATTGGGCTTTCAGCGCCATTTCTGTTTAAAGCTGCCACGCTGCTGCTTTCATGCCTGATGATCGCATCGCTTTATTATTATCGCCGGCAAATCGTCAGACTGATCCAAAGGGTCCCCATGAACCGATCCGCAGCCGTCCTTCTGATTTTCAGCGTCTGTCTGCAATTTTTAGCCGTTGTTTTTTTATGCGTGCACCCTTCATGGGATTTCGGGGTCGTGGTCAAAAGTGCGAGACTGCTTGCCGAAGGTGGAAAAATTAATCACTATTTCGAGTACTACCCGAACAATTTACTGGTCGTCATCCTTCTGGCATTAATCGATAGACTGCCTGTCTCTCCAATAATCAGCGACCTGGTCTTCAATATCGCCAATATCACGTTCAGCCAGTACCTGATCTATCGGATAACCGCGAAACTGGCAGGAAAACCGGCAGGCATTTTAAGCCTGATGGCCAGCGTACTCTTTTTCCCCTTTATCTTCTACGCACCGATTGTCTATACGGATACTCTGTCACTTGTTTTTCTGCTCATTCCGGTCAGCCTGCTTATGGAACGATCAGGGGCTTTTAGAAGCGGATTTAAGTTTATCATAGCCGCCTCTTTCATCCTGGCACTGGGCGTGCTTCTAAAGGGCTCTATGATTGTCTTCGTCATTGCCTTCAGCCTGACCATGCTTATTTCTTTCAGAAGATGGAAAAAAGTCTATGTATTTCTTCCTCTGATCACCCTATTCATCATTCAGTTCATTTTTAATTTCTGTATTTATGAAAGCGGCGTGGCCGACCGCCAGCAGACCGAACAGCTCAAATTTCCAGTGACACATTGGCTTTTAATGGGACAAAATCAGCCGCATTATGGAAAATATCTGGAGAGTGATGTCCTTCGCACGAAGCGGCAATTACAAAAATATCCGCACAAAGAAGTTACCCGTATTCAACTTAATGAATTGAGAGAACGCATTTCCAAAAAAGGCTGGCAGGGAAATATCCGTTTTCTGATTGAAAAAAATGCAGAAACATGGACCGATGGAACATTTTATACTCTGAACGTACTGAAGCGAAAGCCTGTTTTCCCCCAGAACTTCAAATTTCTGATGCACCATCCAGTGGACTGGTTCGTCCAGGGCTATGCACGCATTCAACTTCTGGTACTGCTTACGGGTGTGTTTCTGGCCGGCATACCCTATTTAAAACGAAAGTCTGTCAGCCCATTTTTAACTTTTTCAATGGCGTCGGTGATCGGTTTTTTTCTGTTTCTGATTATTTGGGAAACCCGTTCACGCTATCTTGTAAGCCTGACTCCGATTCTGATCATAATCAGTGTTGTCGGTTATTTTGATTCATTCTTTAACGGCGGTCAAACAGAGGACAGATAA
- a CDS encoding glycosyltransferase, producing the protein MKILFFVGEFPKLSQTFILNQITGLIDAGHDIKIIAKRSAPGQRVHADAVSYRLAEKTVYYDKNGKNGKLQKVFSLIKNFSCLSGALLFGKNVTGRVSLKELIRYPNLVFLIRTLSKTDLSDREVILAHFGPNGILARKCIEMGLLKGRLFTAFHGYDMLRYINEKGKDAYRDLFHSPAVLLPISNFWEKRCIELGADPKRITVHHMGIDLKKFSGYPARPERLLRIVSAARFVEKKGLEYGIAAVARLVEKGYNVHYEIAGDGPLKDKLNGLISLRPLADHVHLAGWKTQDEWIEIMKDAQIVLAPSVTADDGDMEGIPVQLMEAMAMEKIVVSTVHSGIPELIHDRENGYLVMEKDAEGLADTIERIMKNTDKWPELVRNARRTVESQCNIVRQNEKLIQIFEGEKPL; encoded by the coding sequence ATGAAAATTCTTTTTTTTGTCGGTGAGTTTCCTAAACTCTCGCAAACCTTTATACTCAACCAGATTACAGGTTTGATTGATGCCGGCCATGATATAAAAATTATTGCTAAAAGAAGTGCTCCCGGCCAGCGGGTCCATGCGGATGCAGTAAGCTATCGCCTTGCGGAAAAGACGGTTTACTACGATAAAAATGGAAAGAACGGCAAACTGCAAAAGGTTTTCAGCTTGATTAAAAACTTTTCTTGTCTTTCAGGCGCGCTTCTTTTTGGTAAGAATGTTACGGGACGCGTATCGCTGAAAGAACTGATCAGGTATCCTAATTTGGTGTTTCTGATCCGTACGCTGAGCAAAACAGACCTGTCTGACCGCGAAGTTATTCTTGCCCATTTTGGACCGAATGGCATCCTGGCGCGCAAATGTATTGAAATGGGGCTCCTGAAGGGCCGGCTGTTCACCGCTTTTCACGGTTATGACATGCTCCGTTATATTAATGAAAAAGGCAAAGATGCTTATCGCGATTTGTTTCATTCGCCGGCTGTGTTGCTGCCAATCAGCAACTTCTGGGAAAAACGGTGTATTGAACTGGGAGCGGATCCCAAACGGATTACGGTTCACCACATGGGGATTGATCTGAAAAAGTTTAGTGGCTACCCGGCGCGTCCTGAGCGGCTGCTCCGAATTGTATCGGCCGCCCGGTTCGTCGAAAAAAAAGGTTTGGAATACGGGATTGCTGCTGTTGCCCGGCTCGTTGAAAAAGGCTATAACGTTCATTATGAAATTGCAGGCGACGGTCCGCTGAAGGACAAGTTGAACGGTCTTATTTCGTTGCGTCCTCTTGCAGATCATGTCCATTTGGCCGGCTGGAAAACTCAGGACGAGTGGATAGAAATCATGAAAGACGCCCAAATTGTTTTAGCGCCGAGTGTGACAGCGGATGATGGAGATATGGAAGGCATTCCGGTTCAGCTGATGGAGGCGATGGCCATGGAGAAAATCGTCGTTTCCACGGTTCACAGTGGTATTCCTGAGTTGATACATGATCGAGAAAATGGTTATTTGGTCATGGAAAAAGATGCTGAAGGGCTGGCGGACACGATTGAACGCATCATGAAAAACACGGATAAATGGCCAGAACTTGTTAGAAATGCTCGCAGGACCGTGGAGAGTCAATGTAACATTGTCCGTCAGAATGAGAAACTGATACAGATCTTTGAAGGGGAAAAGCCGTTATGA
- a CDS encoding lipopolysaccharide biosynthesis protein, which produces MNGFIKRLLGFSIGPVGGAVIAFVTIPLTTHFVSPDEYGKAGMFTVFQTLMVTLLYLGVDQAYTREYNDAKDRQALFKNALLLPLALSVILLFSISLSSGWISYLLFGKNSYHFAAILLGVMLVFMIMERFILLSIRMDERAFEYSVFNILIKLVILLATLLFVLLIRRDFLAVVYSAAIGQIAGDAYLIFRYRRLLVYKNFHLDSILIRQLLEFGIPLVIAASVASVLNSAGRLALRTWSTFYEIGIFTATVKISAALSVVQTSFTNFWVPTAYRWYSEHKDIFYYKVVSDSVLLFMSTLFFLILIFKNLIVWLLSPGYSDAIYILGFLCLQPVMYTISETTTLGIVFSKKSYLNIWVSLISLLPCLVLNAVLIPRYGAAGAACATGVSYVFFFWGRSHFSNKNWTGFPLGIHFAVILIMFAGALVNAFPLKYILLLNLGMMILVLVSQAGTIRRIKIVAFARKNTRKFSKN; this is translated from the coding sequence ATGAATGGTTTTATTAAGAGATTACTTGGCTTTTCAATCGGTCCGGTTGGAGGCGCGGTCATAGCATTTGTCACAATTCCGCTTACCACACACTTCGTCTCTCCCGATGAATATGGAAAGGCTGGCATGTTTACTGTATTTCAGACTTTGATGGTCACACTTCTATATCTGGGCGTCGATCAGGCCTATACTCGCGAATATAACGACGCCAAAGACCGACAGGCTCTCTTTAAAAATGCGCTGCTTCTGCCGCTTGCACTGTCGGTCATTCTGCTGTTTTCCATCTCCCTGAGTTCAGGCTGGATATCCTATCTTCTTTTCGGAAAGAACAGTTATCATTTTGCAGCTATCCTGCTCGGCGTGATGCTGGTTTTTATGATCATGGAACGATTTATCCTGCTCTCCATACGGATGGACGAGAGAGCGTTTGAGTATTCGGTATTCAATATCCTGATCAAACTGGTGATTCTGCTTGCCACGCTTTTATTTGTTCTGCTGATCCGCAGGGATTTTCTCGCTGTCGTCTATTCAGCGGCGATCGGCCAGATTGCGGGAGACGCCTACCTGATTTTCAGATATCGGAGGCTGCTGGTTTATAAGAATTTTCATCTTGACAGCATACTAATCCGGCAGCTTCTGGAATTTGGAATCCCGCTCGTCATTGCTGCATCAGTTGCTTCTGTTTTAAATTCCGCCGGACGTCTTGCTTTAAGGACTTGGAGCACTTTTTACGAGATAGGTATTTTCACGGCGACAGTAAAAATTTCAGCGGCACTTTCCGTTGTTCAGACGAGTTTTACAAACTTCTGGGTTCCGACCGCTTATCGCTGGTATAGTGAGCACAAAGATATTTTTTATTACAAAGTGGTCAGCGACAGTGTTTTGTTATTCATGTCCACCTTGTTTTTCCTGATCCTGATTTTTAAGAACTTAATTGTTTGGCTGCTGTCGCCCGGATACAGTGACGCCATTTATATTCTTGGCTTTCTTTGTCTCCAGCCGGTGATGTACACGATCAGTGAAACAACCACTCTTGGCATTGTCTTCTCTAAAAAGAGCTACCTGAACATCTGGGTCAGCCTGATTTCGCTTCTGCCATGCCTGGTCCTGAATGCGGTGCTCATTCCCCGTTACGGCGCGGCCGGTGCGGCTTGCGCGACGGGAGTGTCCTATGTTTTTTTCTTCTGGGGCAGAAGCCACTTTTCCAATAAAAATTGGACAGGTTTTCCTCTCGGTATTCACTTTGCGGTGATCCTGATCATGTTTGCGGGTGCGCTCGTGAATGCTTTTCCTCTTAAGTATATTCTTCTCTTGAATTTGGGCATGATGATACTGGTGCTTGTCAGTCAGGCGGGTACAATACGCAGGATCAAGATTGTTGCATTTGCCAGAAAGAATACCCGAAAATTCTCAAAGAACTGA